A genomic region of Caulobacter vibrioides contains the following coding sequences:
- the dksA gene encoding RNA polymerase-binding protein DksA yields MQTATVLVEKSNYRPSEDEPFVNDRQLEYFKQKLLAWKEEILRESRETVSHLQKETENHADLADRASSETDRALELRTRDRQRKLISKIDQALRRVEDGSYGYCEETGEPIGLARLEARPTATMSVEAQERHERRERVHRDD; encoded by the coding sequence ATGCAAACGGCCACAGTTCTAGTAGAGAAATCCAACTACCGTCCTTCCGAGGACGAGCCTTTTGTGAACGACCGGCAGCTTGAATATTTCAAGCAAAAGCTGCTGGCTTGGAAGGAAGAGATCCTCCGCGAATCTCGCGAGACGGTTTCCCATCTCCAGAAAGAAACCGAGAATCACGCCGATCTGGCCGATCGCGCGTCCTCGGAAACCGACCGGGCTCTTGAGCTTCGTACCCGCGATCGTCAACGCAAGCTGATCTCCAAGATCGACCAGGCCCTGCGCCGCGTCGAGGACGGCTCGTATGGCTATTGCGAGGAGACGGGCGAGCCGATCGGCCTGGCCCGACTGGAAGCTCGCCCGACGGCGACCATGAGCGTCGAGGCCCAGGAACGCCACGAGCGTCGCGAACGCGTCCACCGTGACGACTAA
- the fliX gene encoding flagellar assembly regulator FliX — MKVSSTGGVSATGASRAKPAGGSSGFSLPSVNAASGAASTASVGGLTGVGSVDALLALQAAGPVGGPLERRKRAVRRADNILDILGEVRIALIDGEISPDALDRLSRAIREQREATDDPRLEGVLNEIETRAAVELAKLQFRAS, encoded by the coding sequence ATGAAGGTTTCCAGCACGGGGGGCGTCTCGGCGACCGGCGCGTCGCGAGCCAAGCCGGCCGGTGGTTCGTCAGGCTTCTCGCTGCCCTCGGTCAACGCCGCCAGCGGCGCGGCCAGCACCGCCTCGGTCGGCGGCCTGACCGGCGTGGGCTCGGTGGATGCGCTTCTGGCGCTGCAGGCCGCAGGACCCGTCGGCGGTCCTCTGGAGCGCCGCAAGCGTGCGGTGCGCCGCGCCGACAACATCCTCGATATTCTAGGCGAGGTGCGGATCGCCCTGATCGATGGCGAGATCTCGCCAGACGCCCTGGACCGGCTTTCGCGCGCCATCCGCGAGCAGCGCGAAGCGACCGATGATCCTCGGCTGGAGGGGGTTTTGAACGAGATCGAGACCCGGGCGGCCGTTGAGCTCGCCAAGCTACAGTTCAGGGCCAGCTAG